From the Gossypium hirsutum isolate 1008001.06 chromosome A02, Gossypium_hirsutum_v2.1, whole genome shotgun sequence genome, the window ATTCGGGTGGATTTGATGTGGGGTCCAAGTGAAATTTCTTAGATATGCCAAAAAATTTATGAGCTCTTGTTTGGTTCCCGAGAATCACATGAAAACGAAAATGAACTagcaaagaaaatattaaaacttcatgaaaatattttatttttaattttgggtttctTACAAAATTTCCATTACTGAATTTTCAAGCTTTAATTTTCTGTTTGTGAACAGTGCGTCGTTGGCGTCACTCACTCGAGGAACAGGGCCGAAAGTGGTGAGAGGGGACCCGGCAGGGAAGGTTCAATCGGTGTCGCATGTGGCGCACCACCACCATATCGAGGCGCCAACCATTAGCGTCAGTGACAGTTCCTTGAAATTCACTCACGTCCTATACAACCTCTCTCCTGCAGGTAACGTAATAAAATTCACCAAAACAGAACAGAACAAAACCGGctgaaaattttttggattttcatataataatgtttttttcTTCCTTTGGTGCAGAGTTGTATGAGCAGTCGATAAAGTATGAGAAGGGTTCTTTCATTACTTCAACCGGTGCACTCGCCACCCTATCCGGAGCCAAAACCGGTCGGTCACCGAGAGATAAGAGAGTTGTTATCGATGACACTACCCAAGATGAGCTTTGGTGGGGAAAGTAAGTGTGGATACAGTGAAAAATGTTTCGTGATTGTTGATGTAATAATGcattaaaatctaaatttttggGGAACTGTATAACAGGGGCTCACCCAATATTGAAATGGACGAGCATACCTTCATGGTGAACAGAGAAAGAGCTGTTGATTACTTGAATTCTCTGGACAAGGTATAAGGGTATCATAGTAAATTAGTTTTACTTGGCTTGATTTCGAATTTAGTAAAACAGGTTTTTGGAAGATGATGATGTTGATGGAGGGGTATGGTCATATGGTAtcatttttgtcttttagttttcAACAAGTTGTACTAGGGGCATCCTAATCCATTGGGAGAAGCAATTTTGTCATGTTTATTTGGATACCTTCTAGATGTTATCATCGATGTTTTTCATTgggaaaatatgaaattatgtttatatatatatacatgaatctGAGATTTAGTTCACTTTGTTCATGTAATCACTTTTTACAGGTTTTCGTGAATGATCAATTCTTGAACTGGGATCCACAGAACAGAATCAAAGTTCGGATTGTGTCTGCTAGAGCTTATCATTCATTGTTCATGCATAACATGTAAGTAAAAACTACGTGATTTTGAAGTTTTATAAGCCTttctttgtgtgtgtgttttgttTCACAGGTCTAAGCCTATCCCAGATAAGTCTCTTTATCGATGTCGTATATATGTATAATGTGTAGTTTTATCATCCATATAGAATTTCCCTAAGGcaataagataaaattaaaaatggtaaaaaggTAAAGCTTAGTGTACAATTGGATAATTGGGTGGGTGACAGGTGTATCCGACCCACTCCTGAAGAGCTGGAGAATTTCGGTACTCCGGACTTCACTATATACAATGCTGGGCAGTTCCCGTGTAATCGTTATACACACTACATGACATCCTCTACTAGCATAGATCTTAATCTTGCTAGGAGGGAAATGGTCATCCTCGGCACTCAATACGCCGGGGAAATGAAGAAGGGTCTTTTCTGTGTTATGCATTATCTCATGCCTATGCGTCAAATCCTCTCGTTACATTCTGGATGCAATATGGGAAAAGATGGAGATGTTGCCCTCTTCTTTGGATTGTCAGGTATAGTATCGCCGGATCAAAGGTCACATGATGTGGTGCTTAGTTCCTGAAAACCGATATGTGTTCTCTTAACTATACTCCCGATATGTGGATACTCGACTTTGCATTGTTTCTAATGAGTTTACATGCAAAACAGGTACGGGTAAGACCACTTTGTCTACCGATCACAACAGGTATCTGATCGGTGATGACGAGCATTGTTGGAGTGACAATGGTGTGTCGAACATCGAAGGTGGTTGCTATGCCAAGTGTATTGATCTTTCAAGGGAGAAGGAGCCTGATATCTGGAATGCCATTAAGTTTGGAACTGGTGAAATTCTATGTCCCTTGGTTTTCTTAGATCATACTATACCCAGTATAAAACTGTTGTGCTCGGTTTTTGATCTTTTTGAATTCTTTGTTTCTGCAGTGTTGGAAAATGTTGTTTTCGATGAACATACGAGAGAGGTGGATTATGGTGACAAATCAGTTACAGGTATGTATAAGCTTTGACTCAGTAAGGTTGTCCAAGGATAAGATGAACAATGTCTGAGTCATCGTGATGGCTGAGAATTTTCCTTCACGTTTGTTTAATCCGATTAATCTAATGGGTTGACATTTTCAATGCACATGTTTAGTtgttttaaaataaggttttcaaTGCAAAATTCCTTGCCATGTGATAATAGAATAATATGCAGAAAATCTGGCAATGTGGATTATACTTTACGAAATACACATAATCtttaatattatcttttttttcttttgcttgcaGAGAATACTCGTGCGGCCTATCCGATCGAATACATTCCAAATGCTAAGATACCATGCGTCGGTCCTCATCCTAAGAATGTCATTCTTTTGGCATGTGATGCCTTTGGTGTCCTTCCACCTGTGAGCAAGCTGAGCCTGGCTCAAACCATGTACCATTTCATTAGCGGTTACACTGCTCTGGTATGTTTTTATGTCTTTGTGCTATGGTTCTCAGGCTGCTTTGGGTTCATAATTATCAGGACTAAAACTTGGTTGATAATGAAATATAGGTGGCTGGCACGGAAGATGGTATTAAGGAGCCAACAGCAACGTTCTCGGCTTGCTTCGGTGCGGCGTTCATCATGTTGCATCCTACCAAATATGCAGCCATGCTTGCTGAGAAAATGCAGAAGCATGGTGCAACAGGGTGGCTTGTCAACACCGGGTGGTCTGGTGGAAGGTAAAAACACACAGTCATTGCGAGCCTTTCTAAACATTTAACAAAATTCCCTGAAAATATTAATTGATCGTGAATGGTTCTTTTTCTGCAGCTACGGGTCTGGAAACCGTATCAAGTTACCCTACACTAGGAAAATCATTGACGCCATCCACTCTGGTAGCCTCTTGAACGCGACTTACCATAAAACAGAGGTGTTCGGGCTAGACATCCCCACCGAGATCAAGGGAGTGCCTTCCGAAATCTTGCATCCAGAGAACACCGTAAGTTGTCATCTCTTTCTTTCACTATGTTTTCTCTGAATTCGCCTTGATTTTTGACTTTTTCCGGGTTTCTTTTTTGTGCAGTGGGCTGATAAGAAGGCATACAAGGAAACCCTGTTGAAATTGGCTGGGCTATTCAAGAAGAACTTTGAGACCTTCACTAATTACAAGATTGGGAAAGACAACAAGCTGACAGAGGAAATCCTGGCAGCTGGTCCAAACTTCTAATTTTTGGAGCAATGAAAAAACGAAGGGAAGAAGAAGAAACTATTATGGTTTTTCACAGATTTGCAGAGAAGTGAATGAATTTGATAGAATAAGAGTGTGTGTTTGTTGGTAAATTATAAAAGAGGAAGTAGTCCTTTAATTGGGTTCCTCCAATTCATATATGTAAAATGGTGTCCATATTCATTTCTTAAATGAAGTAGCCTTTGCCTTTTCCAATGTCTTCCTTCAATATTTGCTAATTACACTAGTTTtccattaaattacttaaaattgcAGGTTTTCAATTGAGTCCCTTACTAAAGCACCTACAAAAGCAAGAGGAAAGCACTTCGTGTTTGGTAAGGAATCAATCAAAAGTTGGAAATATTCGAATACTGAACACTTGGGATTTTCCATTGGTGTATGGGATTTTATTTCTATTGTACCTTACATCATGTAAATGGAATATGTGAGCTACTGTTGGGTTTTGAGTATAAGTtggatataaatatataatttttgttattttatttatttaggttaAGTAATATAGATTTATATTCACGTCCGAATACGTGGAAAGTATAAGCagtttatttatttgcatgcttCTCAccatgttataatataatttatcgaTTAAGGTTCTCGAAAATAACATGAAACctaaattatttcattttctcGATTGATATTACTATTGCAGTAACTTAAACAATATAAATTGAAATAGACTTGAACACTTAACATCATcctatttgaaattttaaaaatggtgtACCAATTCATCAAGCAATGACCCAACGAACTACCATTCGCGATTTCCATGAAAACTCAAACACTTTAATAACTCCAAACATCTTTAGAAAAACGAAAATGGGGTTTTGAATATGTGGATCCAACTCCATGCCAAAGTGCCCCCCATATAAGTTGTTTTAAAGCAACCCAAGGAATAAACAGTAagaaaaatggaataaaataaacaaattattcatatttgtttatttaaattaataaacaaataaaaacgaataaaattcaaattgttcatcaaatattctattcatttatttgttgGTATTGATTCTAAGATAACTCATGGTTTAAATAGAAAAATGGTTGTGACTTTCAGTTGTAGTCTGGCTGAGTTctttaataatattcaaaagAATTCAAGTCTTTAGATAGAAATCAATCAAAAGTTGGAAATATCCGAATGGTGAACAGTTGGGGTTTTCATTGGTGTATGAgatttgatttataaaatttatattcgaATCATTACTACCTTACATCATGTGAACGAAAATTTTCCGACACAAGAAATTGGAATAATAATTTGTCTAGTGTTTGGCTTTTGGCCCCTCTAATGAGGAAATTTTTTGGGAATATGCAAAGACTTGTGTTTTCTCAAGTCATTAATTACTTGATATTATTGATTTCGTGGTaatttaattgtttaagtttGAGTGAACTCGTTTTTATTTACATTTGATATGGAAGATTtaacattttatgaaattttacagGTTTTTTAAAAGTGACAAGATTATTAGTGTAGAATCTAATGCACTCCTTCATATGATCTATTTTAGTGGTTGAGTGCCAAACGATGTAGCTTTATATATGTGACATTCGTGTTTTTGCTAAAGTTATTTTTTAGGACCAAATGTTTCTCCGGTATGGCTTGACTTTGAGCAAGCATTCATTATGTTTTCTTTGTTATGTTTTTCTTTGGACTTAAGTACTAACATACCTAGGTTcttatgactttttttttattgtaataattttcatatcaatgaatttttttatccatataaaaaaatgtaaaaagaagAAACTAAACTAGAGactatttttttttatggaagctACTTGAAGATAATAATACTTGTTCAGAGAGTCGGTGTTAGATGTAAGTACAAGTTTgatacaaatatatcatttttgctattttatttatttgaggAAAAGATTATATGTTCATATTCAAAATCCCCAAATAGGTGCATAGAAGTTCATGTTGAGAGATAAGAGTCCATATGCCTACTACATCACGCAATCATGCATCTTATGAGGGGAGAACATTCAgttttttggtttgttttttaaTTAACCCGACTTAATAAccattgttgcgcggaagcgtgtgaaagagtaaaattattgtactgaaaaatcacactaagttcaattcccaggaaagagaggtggatcacgaggatcgcttacataccagatctttcctagccataatatccctctatcgtaatttaatagcacaataaatcactacaatgacacttgcaaaatatgcagaacaaaaataaagaacactagaattttaacgaggttcagcaaattttgcctacgtcctcgggcactaccaaatatatttcactccaaaaatacaagtgaaagtttacaaatagggagagagaacaattgccttaagtagagaatggcaagtgtgggatgaagaaagtaagaaatggttaggcctatttatagttgaggttcaaggatcaacttgcaatgtccctatacaattagggaccaaaattgcaattatcccatgccaacttttaacccaacttgccaaccaattttactttctactttcggtgcccaccctttttgacttttcaaacaatgggtgggttccaataatctccaccttgaagatttgattaggataatcttatcttcacacaattctttctgcctttgacaacaatacttgatagtgccttcttcaactgttaaacttgcaggatattaatcaagttcaaacaatgttcgaacttggttgctgttaccaccttggtcatcatatctgcgggattatttgcagtcttgatcttctgaagacaaattttcccctcttcaataatttcccgcacaaaatggaatcgtacgtcgatatgttttgtacgtgcatgatagacttgattctttgctaaatgaatagcactttgactatcacaatacacgttaatatgctcctgaaccaaccccaaggttttagccataccttgtaaccaaatagcctcctttacagcctctgttacagccatgtactcggcttcagtggttgacaatgcaactgtagactgtagtgtagacttccaacttattggtcctccagcaagtgtaaacacataaccggtggttgatcttcgcttgtccaaatcaccggcatagtcagaatcaacgtacccaataacacctttaccaagtgtattatcctgcttgaacagtaatccaacatccacggtcttctgaatataccgtagaatccatttcacagcttgccaatgtccttttccaggattatgcatatacctgctcactatactaactgcctgtgaaatgtcgggtcttgtacacaccattgcatacatcaagctacccactgcattagaatacggaacttgcaacatgtattctcgttccgtattcgtcgaaggagatagttgtgcagaaagcttgaaatgagaagccaacggggtacttacaggtttggtctgctcgttcatgccaaactgctgtagtactttcttcaaatactgcttctgagacaagctaactctgccatgagctctatctctacatatttccatgccaagaatcttcttagcttcaccaagatctttcatctcaaactcgagattgagttgagtcttcaatctctcaatctcaactttgctcttagatgctatcagcatatcatcaacatataagagcaagtatatgaaagttccttcttgtagcttctgaaaatatacgcaatgatcaaatttacttcttgtgtacctttgccctttcatgaactgatcaaatcgcttgtaccactgcctcggagattgtttcaatccataaagcgactctgtcagtttgcaaacccaattttctttatcagcaacattgaatccatcaggctgagtcatatagatttcctcttccaaatcaccgtgtaaaaatgctgtcttcacatcaagctgaactagttcaagatcatattgtgcaaccaaggctagcaaaatccgaatagacgaatgcttcacaactggagaaaacacttcattgtagtctattccttctttttgagcgtaaccctttgctaccaatctagccttgtatcgaatttcatttttaccaggaaatccttccttctttgcatatacccatttgcatccaattgccttctttcccttgggcagtctcaccaactcccaagtcctatttttatgaagagactgtatttcttcattcatagcttgcttccactttacaccatcagagttacttattgcttctgtgtaagtggaaggaacatcatcatctgcaattggaagtgcataggccaccatatcatcaaagcgagcaggcttacgaatctctcttcttggcctcctatatgcaattgaatcttgttgctgtagaagttcttgggtcgaaacttcttcatcatttgttctttcaatattagctggatcatcattaaccttttcaaactccacctgctgcaaagtactactggttttgtcatccttttgtgaatcctcgttcttcatcatggttgattcatcaaaagttacatctctactgaaaacaatcttccttgtatcaggacaccagagacggtatccttttacaccaccagttatacccatgaataatgctttctttgctcttgggtctaacttagattcttttacatgataatatgcagtggaaccaaaaacatgtaaagaatcataatcagtagcaggtttaccagtccacatctccataggagtttttccatttattgcagctgatggcaatcggttaattagatggcacgcatatgtaactgcctcagcccaaaattccttgcccaatccagcattggacaacatacatcgaactttctccagtatagtccgattcatgcgttctgccaccccattctgctgtggtgtatctcgaacagtgaagtgtcgcacaatgccctcatcttgacatacttgtagaaatggatcatttttgtactcagtaccattatctgatcgaagtcgtttgacctttcgacctgtctgagtctccaccatcttcttccacttcagaaatgcatccaaaacttcattttttcttttcattagatacacccatacttttcttgaataatcatcaagaaaagtgacaaaatagtgcatacctcccaaagaagccactttggtaggtcccacacatcactgtgaacatagtccagaattcctttcgtattatgaattgctgaaccaaattttaccctcgtctgcttgcccagaacacaatgttcatagaattccaatttgcaagaatttgcacctttcaacaagccttgcttcgccaaagtctgcaaagctttttcaccagcatgtcccaatcgcctatgccataacctggtagcctctgaatctgcatctttcgcagaagctgttgatgttgatccaataactgtacttccatttaaatagtacaagttatttcttctagtgcctttcatcaccgtcaataccccagctactacctttagtaatccatctctcaaagtgattgtgagccctttagattctagggcccctaatgagatgagatttttcttcaagctgggtacatagcgaacatctgtcagaacttggattgagccgtcatggttcttcaatttgattgtacctacacccattgtcttacaggcactatcattgcccataaaaacaactccaccttctagttcttcaagactagaaaaccagtccttattaggacacatatggtaagtacatcccgaatccaatatccactcatccgtttgacatgccattgccatgccaaccaagctaaagtctgactcctcatcatgctccgctacacatgcattagaaatagacttgcccttttgtaacttaggacaattctttttccaatgccctttctcacgacaaaaggcacattcatctttggcgggtctccctttggacttaccccttctaccaggtttgctgctgtgtgaacgacctcttactgttaagacttctgcagttgtatctctgtgatctcttttatctttctttcgagtctcagatctatacaacgcactacagactgcatcaaatgtgattgaatctttcccatgaagcaatgtggtggtaagatgatcatattcatcaggaagggaattcaacaacaataatgccttgtcttcatcttcaaatttctcatccaaatttagcaagtctgctaaaattttattgaatgagttcacatggtcattcatcgacataccgggtgcatacgtgaaccgaaaaagtttctttttcatataaagcctattttcaagacttttcgttagaaacttttcttccaatgtatcccacagcttcttcgctgatgtctccctcatgacggagtacttctgctctttggccaaacataggcggattgtaccacacgcttgtctattgatcttggcccactcattgtcatccatcttgtcaggtttttcttcaagggctatatccagctcttgctgacataagacatccaggatctcacactgccacataccaaaattattggtaccgtcaaatttctctacttcaaattttgcatttgtcacagtagtccttgctgatgacgatgctgctgccattttactcctcaatcccaactactgtatacgtgaacagtaccgtatacgtgaatagtgtcgtatacgtgaatagtactgtatacgtgaatagtaccgtatacaTGAATAGTACcataaacggtcgtattccccaagtacgaacctggctctggtaccaattgttgcgcggaagcgtgtgaaagagtaaaattattgtactgaaaaatcacactaagttcaattcccaggaaagagaggtggatcacgaggatcgcttacataccagatctttcctagccagaatatccctctatcgtaa encodes:
- the LOC107935259 gene encoding phosphoenolpyruvate carboxykinase (ATP) 1 codes for the protein MAANGNGVSTTPKSPLARIQTQKNGGICHDDSGKPVKAQTIDELHSLQRKRSAPTTPLDGVQGAFATISEDERQRQQLQSISASLASLTRGTGPKVVRGDPAGKVQSVSHVAHHHHIEAPTISVSDSSLKFTHVLYNLSPAELYEQSIKYEKGSFITSTGALATLSGAKTGRSPRDKRVVIDDTTQDELWWGKGSPNIEMDEHTFMVNRERAVDYLNSLDKVFVNDQFLNWDPQNRIKVRIVSARAYHSLFMHNMCIRPTPEELENFGTPDFTIYNAGQFPCNRYTHYMTSSTSIDLNLARREMVILGTQYAGEMKKGLFCVMHYLMPMRQILSLHSGCNMGKDGDVALFFGLSGTGKTTLSTDHNRYLIGDDEHCWSDNGVSNIEGGCYAKCIDLSREKEPDIWNAIKFGTVLENVVFDEHTREVDYGDKSVTENTRAAYPIEYIPNAKIPCVGPHPKNVILLACDAFGVLPPVSKLSLAQTMYHFISGYTALVAGTEDGIKEPTATFSACFGAAFIMLHPTKYAAMLAEKMQKHGATGWLVNTGWSGGSYGSGNRIKLPYTRKIIDAIHSGSLLNATYHKTEVFGLDIPTEIKGVPSEILHPENTWADKKAYKETLLKLAGLFKKNFETFTNYKIGKDNKLTEEILAAGPNF